Genomic segment of Paenibacillus sp. FSL R5-0623:
CATTTCAACAGAGAATCAATTCTTAATGGCCAAGAAATGAGGTGGATGTCATGTCCGAGTTTGACGGAATCGGATTTGCCGAACTGTTAATTGTGATTATTCTTATTGTTTTATTTGTATTTGGCTCCTCAGATATTGAAACTTTATCCAGCACTCCAACAGCGACTTGATCCCATAACCCTCTTCTCATGGCTACAGGTAAAATAACAAAAGAGAAATACCAGTCCTTATGTAGGTAGGACTGGTATTTGGTCATTACAGAAATAGCGGTGAGAATGCAATCCAGGCCAAAATAAGAGTAAGCACAATGCAGACATTCTCTACAACGGCCCCACGCTTGGTCCCTGTACTCATCAGATTCACCCGTATGCGCCACTTGAGCGGAGGTAACGGACGAATACCCCGATTGGTTAGTGAATCGGCCAACAGATGCATCGCATATGCCGTGCCTCCCGCTACCCAGATCTCTGGTCCCTGCTGCTGGGTCGTGCTGTACAACAAGCCCGCCCATATTGCGGTTCCGTACAGGGTATGTGTCAGTCCCCTATGAGTCAGTGTGGTGCAGAGCATTAACAAACTGCCTGCAATCAAGTTCCACGGTGCAAACGCGTGGCCATAAAAGACCAGCCCGAGTCCAATCGCAAACATCAACACTTTGCGAAGCGAACGCGAAGGCAGGAATGACACAAGCGCAATGAGGATCGCAAGCAACAGGTTCCATGGTTTGGCATGAACATAGAAGTACACAAATACAGCTGTGGGCAATAGAATCGTCTGTAACAGCCTGATCAGACTGTTAGGCAAGGCTCTGGATACCAGCAGCGAATTCGGCTCATCAATGTCAGGCAATAACGAACCAATCAGAGCAACCGTAACTGCCGGCGCTGTCACCGGCATACCGGCCAACTGCAGAACAGAAAGTGACACGCCTGTCCCGATAATAAGGTGGGATCTTCCCATCATGATGCAAAAACGTCCTTTCGAAGAAATCGGGAACAATACGGCCCATTTCCGATTTTACAACGAAAACAAAATAAGAACAATAGTTCGCATTTCTTATTTGTATGAAAATAAATATCACTTTCTGTGATGGGGCTCACACTATTATATTTATGACTCTTTTATCTTTATTAGTGAATTAAATCACATAAACTGTCGTCAACACCTTGTATAATTTCAAATATAAACCACTAAAATTGTTGGTAATGTACAGCGTCTAACCAAGGAGGCATACACATATGAACGGAAAAAAAGAGAAACTCGTTATCATAGGTAACGGAATGGCAGGAATCAGTACCGTAGAACAAATTTTGAAATTAACTACGCGATTTGATATTACTGTTTTTGGTACAGAGCCCTACCCTAACTACAACCGCATTATGTTGTCCTATGTATTGGAAGGAAGCAAAACACTGGATGACATCGTACTGAATGATCTCCACTGGTATCAGGATTATGGTATTACCCTCCATACAGGAACAACCGTAACCCGAATTGATTCGGATACCCATGAGGTTGTGACGGAGGATGGAACTCGCTTCCCTTATGACAAAATCATCATTGCGACAGGCTCTAACTCCTTTATTCTCCCAGTACCTGGACATGACAAAGAAGGTGTTGTCGGTTTCCGCGATATCGCTGATTGCAATGTCATGCTGGAAGCTGCTAAGCAGTATAAACGAGCGGCTGTTATCGGAGGCGGACTGCTAGGCCTTGAAGCTGCCAAAGGGTTGGTACAACTAGGCATGGAAGTTACCGTAGTACACTTGATGCAGGATCTGATGGAGCGTCAGCTTGATCCGCAAGCTTCAGCCATGTTGAAGGCTGAACTCGAACGTCAGGGTATCCGGTTCAAGATGGGTGCGCAGACTTCCGAACTGCTGGGCGGCGAACGGGTTGAAGGGATACGTTTTGCAGATGATACGGTTCTGAATGTTGATTTTGTGGTCATGGCTGTAGGCATTAAACCCAATACGGCTGTAGCCCGCGAAAGCGGTATGGAAGTCAACCGGGGTATTGTCGTGGATGACTATATGCAGACTTCCCTTGAGAATGTCTATTCGGTTGGGGAATGTACAGAGCACCGAGGGGTATGTTACGGCCTCGTTGCCCCATTGTTCGAGCAAGGTATGATTCTGGCGAAACATATCTGCGGGGTTGAAACGGCTCCTTATGAAGGTTCTGTTGTATCTACAAAATTGAAAATTTCGGGTGTAGACGTCTTTTCAACCGGTGAATTCATCGACAGTCCGGAGCACACCGTCATTTCGCACAAAGATGACTGGAAACGGACTTACAAAAAAATTCTGCTCCGTGATAATAAAATGGTCGGCGCCGTGCTCTTCGGTGACATTACGGATTCTGCCGAATTGCAGAAGCTGATTAAACAACAGACCGAAATGACCGAAGAATTGTATGGTTCACTCATGGGTACAGGCTGCGGTGGTCATAAGAAAACAACCTCTGTTGAAACGATGCCCGAGGACGAGATCGTCTGTGGATGTAACGGGGTAACCAAAGGAACCATTGTTGATGTCATTACAAACCAGGGCCTTACTACTGTAGATGAAATCAAAGCCTGTACCGGTGCAACCCGCTCTTGCGGTGGATGTAAACCGGTTGTGGAACAGATTCTGCAATATGTTCTTGGAGACAGTTTCAGCAGTGGAGCCAAACAGGGCATCTGCGGATGTACTTCCATGGGTCGAGATGAAATCGTAGCCGAGATTCGTGAAAAAGGATTACAAACGACCAAAGAGGTCATGAATGTACTGGGTTGGAGTCAGCCAGAAGGTTGTTCCAAATGTCGTCCGGCGATCAACTATTACCTTGGCATGATTGCACCAGATACACACGAAGATGAAAAAGAATCCCGTTTTGTTAATGAACGTATGAACGCGAATATTCAAAAGGATGGAACGTATACGGTTGTACCTCGGATGTATGGCGGGGTGACTACACCAGCCGACCTCAAACGAATCGCTGACGTATCAGTCAAATATGATGTGAAAGCAGTCAAAGTGACTGGGGGTCAGCGTCTCGACTTGATTGGTGTTAAAAAAGAAGATTTGACCAAAGTCTGGGCTGAACTGGATATGCCTTCAGGTTATGCTTACGCCAAATCGCTGCGTACGGTCAAAACATGTGTCGGCTCCCAATTCTGCCGATTCGGCACACAGGATTCCATGGCCATGGGCGCTCGCATCGAACGTAAATTCGAACGTCTGGATCTGCCAGCCAAGTTTAAATATGCTGTCAACGGTTGTCCGCGGAACTGTGCAGAGGCATGTACCAAAGATATCGGTATCGTTGGTAACGACGGAGGTTGGGAAATCTTCATCGGTGGTAACGGTGGTATTAAAGCAAGACTGGCTGATTCCCTATGTAAAGTGAAAACGGATGAAGAGTTGATTGAACTGTGTGGAGCCATCATGCAATATTACCGCGAGACAGGTAACTATCTGGAACGGACGTCCGAGTGGGTGGAACGCATGGGCCTGGAGCATATTCGTTCGGTGGTTGTGGATAACCTTGAGGAACGTAAAGCGTTGATGCAGCGGATTGAATTTGCACTTGAGCATGTTGAAGAACCTTGGCAAAAAGCAATTCGCAATGAAGAAGGCCAAAGCAAAATGTTCCATGGTATCGAAGTATCGGCTCGTCCATAAGTAAGTTCGCAAGATTAATATTGCCGGAATGTTAAATATAGATAAGGAGTGGTTTAAGATGACGACCAAACAATCAGGCACCTACTTCCCTGCCGGAGTAGTTGAAGAATTCCTGCCACGAATCGGAAGAGTAGTTGAAATTAAGGATCAACAGCTTGCTGTCTTTCGTGCATCGGATGGAACCATCTTCGCTGCGGATAATCACAATCCCCACCCTAAGGGTGGGCCGCTGGCTGAAGGCATCGTGTCCGGGCATTATCTGTACGATCCACTGTATGATTGGAAAATCGACCTGACTACCGGTCTTGTGCAAGCACCGGACAACGGTCAGGTACAGATGTATCCGGTGAAGGTAGAGAACGGCCAGGTTTGGATTGAAATATAGCTCCATTGAAACGTTCAAAGATTGATGCAAAATAATGGGGGAAACCGTGATGTATACACCAAGTGTTGAGGGAATTATTGAAGCTGCGGTTAAAAAACGGGATCAAATGAACGCAAGCCTGCCACGTTATATGGTCGCTGCCTTGATGGCTGGTGCCTATGTAGGACTTGGCATCGTTCTGATCTTCAGTATCGGTGCTCCGCTCCTTGCGGCGCAGTCACCACTGCAAACCATGTTGATGGGCATGTCCTTCGGACTCGCGCTCACGCTGGTCATTTTTGCCGGATCAGAA
This window contains:
- a CDS encoding metal-dependent hydrolase, whose translation is MMGRSHLIIGTGVSLSVLQLAGMPVTAPAVTVALIGSLLPDIDEPNSLLVSRALPNSLIRLLQTILLPTAVFVYFYVHAKPWNLLLAILIALVSFLPSRSLRKVLMFAIGLGLVFYGHAFAPWNLIAGSLLMLCTTLTHRGLTHTLYGTAIWAGLLYSTTQQQGPEIWVAGGTAYAMHLLADSLTNRGIRPLPPLKWRIRVNLMSTGTKRGAVVENVCIVLTLILAWIAFSPLFL
- the nirD gene encoding nitrite reductase small subunit NirD produces the protein MTTKQSGTYFPAGVVEEFLPRIGRVVEIKDQQLAVFRASDGTIFAADNHNPHPKGGPLAEGIVSGHYLYDPLYDWKIDLTTGLVQAPDNGQVQMYPVKVENGQVWIEI
- the nirB gene encoding nitrite reductase large subunit NirB, which codes for MNGKKEKLVIIGNGMAGISTVEQILKLTTRFDITVFGTEPYPNYNRIMLSYVLEGSKTLDDIVLNDLHWYQDYGITLHTGTTVTRIDSDTHEVVTEDGTRFPYDKIIIATGSNSFILPVPGHDKEGVVGFRDIADCNVMLEAAKQYKRAAVIGGGLLGLEAAKGLVQLGMEVTVVHLMQDLMERQLDPQASAMLKAELERQGIRFKMGAQTSELLGGERVEGIRFADDTVLNVDFVVMAVGIKPNTAVARESGMEVNRGIVVDDYMQTSLENVYSVGECTEHRGVCYGLVAPLFEQGMILAKHICGVETAPYEGSVVSTKLKISGVDVFSTGEFIDSPEHTVISHKDDWKRTYKKILLRDNKMVGAVLFGDITDSAELQKLIKQQTEMTEELYGSLMGTGCGGHKKTTSVETMPEDEIVCGCNGVTKGTIVDVITNQGLTTVDEIKACTGATRSCGGCKPVVEQILQYVLGDSFSSGAKQGICGCTSMGRDEIVAEIREKGLQTTKEVMNVLGWSQPEGCSKCRPAINYYLGMIAPDTHEDEKESRFVNERMNANIQKDGTYTVVPRMYGGVTTPADLKRIADVSVKYDVKAVKVTGGQRLDLIGVKKEDLTKVWAELDMPSGYAYAKSLRTVKTCVGSQFCRFGTQDSMAMGARIERKFERLDLPAKFKYAVNGCPRNCAEACTKDIGIVGNDGGWEIFIGGNGGIKARLADSLCKVKTDEELIELCGAIMQYYRETGNYLERTSEWVERMGLEHIRSVVVDNLEERKALMQRIEFALEHVEEPWQKAIRNEEGQSKMFHGIEVSARP